One genomic region from Cellulomonas hominis encodes:
- a CDS encoding phosphohydrolase gives MPQTRTGDWMQTYTGRQFWPLDPRPEEVDPRDIAHALAYQCRYNGMTREHYSVAEHCLLMSWAVPVRDQLHALLHDATEAYIGDMIRPLKNHVPAFRDIEDVVWKAIAERFGISAQIPSSVHDADIRICLDERAALLSEPPAPWDTEALGTLGVDIGPLPAQEAERRYLDRLYSLLVREDAEPAWA, from the coding sequence GTGCCGCAGACCCGCACCGGCGACTGGATGCAGACCTACACCGGCCGCCAGTTCTGGCCGCTCGACCCGCGACCCGAGGAGGTCGACCCGCGGGACATCGCCCACGCACTGGCCTACCAGTGCCGCTACAACGGCATGACCCGCGAGCACTACTCCGTGGCGGAGCACTGCCTGCTGATGTCGTGGGCCGTCCCAGTGCGCGACCAGCTGCACGCGCTGCTGCACGACGCAACCGAGGCGTACATCGGCGACATGATCCGCCCCCTCAAGAACCACGTCCCGGCCTTCCGTGACATCGAGGACGTGGTGTGGAAGGCGATCGCGGAGCGGTTCGGCATCTCGGCGCAGATCCCGTCGTCGGTGCACGACGCCGACATCCGCATCTGCCTCGACGAGCGCGCCGCACTGCTGTCCGAGCCGCCCGCCCCGTGGGACACCGAGGCCTTGGGAACCCTCGGGGTGGACATCGGACCGCTGCCCGCCCAGGAGGCCGAGCGCCGCTACCTGGACCGGCTGTACAGCCTGCTGGTCCGGGAGGACGCGGAGCCGGCATGGGCCTGA
- a CDS encoding DUF2637 domain-containing protein — MSRARSARPVARAALISALIGTALIAAGAFWLSFEALADLACRAGVPDQQVWVWPLVVDGVILVSTVAVFALRGHSAVVSAYPWGLLIGGVVVSVAANGVHAALSQTDVPSPVAVAVATIPPLALVGATHLSVLLADRVSPGAFTGLRPVRRRIEQPAAPSEPAGAGSTPDSPAPRRPGAPKAVADEAARAWYDAQVSAGLNPTGAMFAETFGVSAATGRRRLAALRGELTSV; from the coding sequence ATGAGCAGGGCCCGTTCTGCGCGTCCGGTCGCGCGCGCCGCGCTCATCAGCGCGCTCATCGGCACCGCGCTGATCGCCGCCGGGGCGTTCTGGTTGTCCTTCGAGGCTCTCGCCGATCTCGCATGCCGCGCGGGCGTTCCCGACCAGCAGGTGTGGGTGTGGCCGCTGGTCGTCGACGGCGTCATCCTGGTCTCGACCGTCGCCGTCTTCGCCCTGCGCGGGCACAGCGCCGTGGTTTCGGCCTACCCGTGGGGGCTGCTGATCGGCGGCGTTGTGGTGTCCGTGGCGGCGAACGGGGTCCACGCCGCACTGTCGCAGACCGACGTCCCTAGCCCCGTCGCCGTCGCGGTCGCGACGATCCCGCCGCTCGCGCTCGTGGGCGCCACCCACCTCAGCGTCCTGCTCGCCGACCGAGTCTCCCCCGGGGCGTTCACCGGTCTTCGCCCCGTTCGGCGGCGCATCGAGCAGCCCGCCGCACCGTCCGAACCCGCAGGCGCCGGCTCAACGCCCGACAGCCCCGCGCCGCGGCGCCCGGGCGCACCCAAGGCCGTCGCCGACGAGGCCGCGCGCGCCTGGTACGACGCCCAGGTCAGCGCCGGGCTCAACCCGACCGGAGCGATGTTCGCCGAGACCTTCGGGGTCTCCGCTGCCACCGGCCGGCGACGGCTGGCCGCGCTGCGCGGGGAGCTCACCTCCGTCTAG
- a CDS encoding IS3 family transposase (programmed frameshift) has translation MARKSYSEEFRRQAVDLYESTPGATVRGIAADLGIVRGTLRHWLEVYGTGAKTAVDGSATPSPLRSKSAAASSTAPVGESPQERIARLEARVRELEVETTKLSTERAILQQAAKYFGRGDALVSRFQFVADNSATYPVKRLCELVQVERSSYYAWKAGAPARAERAAADARLEARIRKVHAADSTLGAPRVTAELNDDAPAGEQVNHKRVARVMRAAGIAGYVKKRRVRTTIPEPSGRKHPDLLKRDFTAPAPNRRYVGDITYLPIADGTNLYLATVIDCHSRRLVGWAVADHMRTELVEDALKAAAATRGTLAGALFHSDHGSVYCSKDYARVCARLGVTQSMGAVGSSADNAMAESFNATLKREVLQDDACWPDEPTCRRQVFRWLTRYNTRRRHSWCGYLSPTAYEARRAATLPIAA, from the exons ATGGCCAGGAAGAGCTACTCCGAGGAGTTCCGTCGTCAGGCCGTCGACTTGTACGAGTCCACTCCGGGCGCCACGGTGCGCGGGATCGCCGCGGACCTGGGCATCGTGCGCGGCACGCTGCGCCACTGGCTCGAGGTCTACGGCACGGGCGCCAAGACGGCCGTCGACGGGTCGGCGACGCCCAGCCCGTTGCGGTCCAAGAGCGCTGCGGCGAGCTCGACGGCGCCTGTCGGCGAGTCGCCGCAGGAGCGGATCGCCCGGCTCGAGGCCCGGGTCCGCGAGCTCGAGGTCGAGACGACCAAGCTGTCCACCGAGCGGGCGATCTTGCAGCAGGCGGCGAAGTATTTCG GCCGGGGAGACGCGCTGGTGAGTCGCTTCCAGTTCGTCGCCGACAACTCCGCCACCTACCCGGTGAAGCGACTGTGCGAGCTCGTGCAGGTCGAGCGCTCGTCCTACTACGCGTGGAAGGCTGGCGCGCCGGCGCGGGCCGAGCGCGCCGCGGCGGACGCTCGGCTCGAGGCACGGATCCGCAAGGTCCACGCCGCGGACAGCACGCTCGGCGCGCCGCGGGTCACGGCCGAGCTCAACGACGACGCGCCCGCCGGTGAGCAGGTCAACCACAAGCGCGTCGCCCGGGTGATGCGCGCGGCGGGTATCGCGGGCTACGTCAAGAAGCGTCGAGTGCGGACCACGATCCCCGAGCCGTCGGGCCGCAAGCACCCCGACCTGCTCAAGCGGGACTTCACCGCGCCGGCACCGAACCGGCGCTACGTCGGCGACATCACCTACCTGCCGATCGCCGACGGCACGAACCTCTACCTCGCCACGGTCATCGACTGCCACTCCCGCCGGCTCGTCGGGTGGGCAGTCGCCGACCACATGCGCACCGAGCTCGTCGAAGACGCGCTCAAGGCCGCCGCCGCGACCCGCGGCACCCTGGCCGGGGCGCTGTTCCACTCCGACCACGGGTCGGTCTACTGCTCGAAGGACTACGCCAGGGTCTGCGCGAGGCTCGGCGTGACCCAGTCGATGGGCGCCGTCGGGTCCTCGGCCGACAACGCGATGGCCGAGTCGTTCAACGCCACCCTCAAGCGCGAGGTCCTGCAAGACGACGCCTGCTGGCCCGACGAGCCAACCTGCCGCCGGCAGGTCTTCCGCTGGCTGACCCGCTACAACACCCGCCGCCGCCACTCCTGGTGCGGCTACCTGTCCCCGACCGCCTACGAGGCCCGCCGGGCCGCTACGCTGCCGATCGCCGCGTAA
- a CDS encoding UvrD-helicase domain-containing protein, translating to MGAHPLTDQQQAIVSAVADGQDVAVLALAGTGKTSILAAIAEHLQVTQPQARLLYLAFNKVTADEARGRMPANVEAITANAMAHRSVPGWMHRRMKPRAIPMRELIAELGIDRDVYLGGLRAASPYDLARLTRATMTRWCISADPEPTWRHVPKAAAAEFPELREALTQAAYRARQAAGRAGDDPEEAEAAAFQRHWLKVCQVVLGQVNTWWAKVTDPDGHLAVSFDQEVKFWALAGTRFDQPGSGARYPASIVLLDEAQDTAPVLGALVASQPIQKVIVGDQNQQIYAWRGAVDYLAKVEVDTTLALTRSWRFGSEVAHIANCFLCLLETEERVEGLGPDTDVGPIAAPDAVIVRTNAGLLEQAIDLDRARKVIGVPKGMKADLTSLAETVGHLRDHLKRPSVIHEDLAEFASWGEVLEEARKDSGGVVARIVKLVGKVDIHRLLRLVDRLVDVDQAGTAARYDILITTAHKAKGLEWDAARIGDDFPQPRIDEDGQVSIPAAEELRLAYVAVTRARRALDIGSLGYAMAYQPVDRAELASRTESPTPPQAAEPSRLPQPATPELAGVPDSANVPAAARELFEAITAGHHSAEEVYALVLEGVRRARAEVLTEAATWSLTLPWEISVPAWLTEQAELARTGRV from the coding sequence TTGGGCGCGCACCCCCTGACCGACCAGCAGCAGGCCATCGTCTCGGCCGTCGCCGACGGCCAGGACGTCGCGGTGCTCGCCCTGGCCGGCACCGGCAAGACGAGCATCCTCGCCGCGATCGCCGAGCACCTCCAGGTCACCCAGCCCCAGGCCCGCCTCCTGTACCTCGCGTTCAACAAGGTCACGGCCGACGAGGCCCGCGGGCGCATGCCCGCCAACGTCGAGGCCATCACCGCCAACGCCATGGCCCACCGCAGCGTGCCCGGGTGGATGCATCGGCGCATGAAGCCTCGCGCCATCCCGATGCGCGAGCTCATCGCCGAGCTCGGCATCGACCGCGACGTGTACCTGGGCGGCCTGCGCGCCGCCAGCCCCTACGACCTGGCACGCCTGACCCGGGCGACCATGACACGCTGGTGCATCTCGGCCGACCCCGAGCCGACGTGGCGGCACGTGCCCAAGGCCGCGGCCGCCGAGTTCCCAGAGCTGCGCGAGGCCCTCACGCAGGCCGCCTACCGGGCCCGGCAGGCCGCCGGTCGTGCCGGCGACGACCCCGAGGAGGCCGAAGCCGCCGCCTTCCAGCGGCACTGGTTGAAGGTCTGCCAGGTCGTGCTCGGCCAGGTGAACACCTGGTGGGCGAAGGTCACCGACCCGGACGGGCACCTGGCGGTCTCCTTCGACCAGGAGGTCAAGTTCTGGGCACTGGCCGGCACCCGGTTCGACCAGCCCGGCTCCGGCGCCAGGTACCCGGCGAGCATCGTGCTGCTGGACGAGGCCCAGGACACCGCCCCGGTGCTCGGTGCGTTGGTCGCGTCCCAGCCGATCCAGAAGGTCATCGTGGGCGACCAGAACCAGCAGATCTACGCCTGGCGTGGTGCCGTGGACTACCTGGCCAAGGTGGAGGTCGACACCACGCTTGCGCTGACCCGGTCCTGGCGGTTCGGGTCCGAGGTCGCCCACATCGCCAACTGCTTCCTGTGCCTGCTGGAGACCGAGGAGCGCGTCGAGGGCCTCGGACCGGACACGGACGTCGGCCCGATCGCGGCCCCGGACGCCGTCATCGTGCGAACCAACGCCGGCCTGCTCGAGCAGGCGATCGACCTGGACCGCGCCCGCAAGGTCATCGGCGTCCCCAAGGGGATGAAGGCCGACCTGACGTCGCTGGCGGAGACTGTCGGCCACCTGCGCGACCACCTCAAGCGGCCCAGCGTGATCCACGAGGACCTGGCCGAGTTCGCCAGCTGGGGCGAGGTGCTGGAGGAGGCACGCAAGGACTCCGGCGGCGTGGTGGCCCGGATCGTGAAGCTGGTCGGCAAGGTCGACATCCACCGGTTGCTGCGGCTGGTGGACCGCCTCGTCGACGTCGACCAGGCTGGCACCGCGGCGCGCTACGACATCCTGATCACCACCGCTCACAAGGCCAAGGGCCTGGAGTGGGACGCCGCGCGCATCGGCGACGACTTCCCCCAGCCGCGGATCGATGAGGACGGTCAGGTCTCCATCCCGGCCGCCGAGGAGCTGCGGCTCGCGTACGTGGCGGTGACGCGCGCCAGGCGCGCCCTGGACATCGGGTCGCTGGGGTACGCGATGGCCTACCAGCCGGTCGACCGGGCTGAGCTTGCGTCGCGCACCGAGTCGCCCACCCCGCCGCAGGCGGCTGAACCGTCCAGGCTTCCGCAGCCGGCTACGCCCGAGCTGGCCGGCGTGCCGGACTCTGCGAACGTGCCGGCCGCGGCCCGCGAGCTGTTCGAGGCCATCACCGCCGGACACCACAGCGCCGAGGAGGTCTACGCCCTGGTGCTCGAGGGGGTGCGACGGGCCCGGGCCGAGGTCCTCACCGAGGCTGCGACTTGGTCGCTGACCCTGCCCTGGGAGATCTCCGTGCCCGCCTGGCTGACCGAGCAGGCCGAGCTCGCCCGGACCGGGAGGGTCTAG
- a CDS encoding RNA-guided endonuclease InsQ/TnpB family protein has product MTRHTTFQLVAAPTAEQARALTRHEGAARFAFNQGLRLHLDARRTAKRDDVEDIDAVKVPWTGFDLINALNAWKKTEDAGRRFVVGTDGTVELEVTGLAWRSQVSAQVFEEAVVDLGNALRAWTDSRRGRRAGRSIGHPRFKKKNPERGSFRMRNKTSKTKTGVRPTIRLGENGPRSVTLPGIGAIKVHDDTRRLRRLLATGRARILFATVSRRGGRWRISLTTEAADLHPAGRHEPRADADRGGWAGVDRGLHAPVVVALADGTKTLRIDEAPKALSTSRAVTRRMQKSVSRKVMGSANRRSAVARLARHHERVRARRHYFLHQVSNLLVKTHDRLVIEDLNITGMLANHRLAAAISDAAWGELARQLLYKQAWRGGTVLTADRWFPSSKTCSACTNVNQTLTLADRVFVCESCGHIVDRDLNAAINLATWGVRNFSQVLDPEARGQVTNVHRRGGSGPRIRASETGPDDVETLTVTAA; this is encoded by the coding sequence ATGACTCGGCATACGACCTTCCAGCTGGTGGCCGCCCCCACCGCGGAACAGGCGCGTGCGTTGACCCGCCATGAGGGCGCCGCGCGGTTCGCGTTCAACCAGGGCTTGCGTCTGCACCTGGACGCCCGCCGTACGGCCAAGCGCGACGATGTCGAGGACATCGACGCGGTGAAGGTGCCGTGGACCGGGTTCGACCTGATCAACGCGCTCAACGCGTGGAAGAAGACCGAGGACGCCGGCCGTAGGTTCGTTGTCGGCACCGACGGGACCGTCGAGCTGGAGGTCACCGGTCTGGCGTGGCGGTCGCAGGTCAGCGCGCAGGTCTTCGAAGAAGCTGTCGTGGACCTCGGCAACGCCCTCAGGGCTTGGACCGACTCCCGGCGCGGAAGGCGCGCCGGTCGGTCGATCGGACACCCGAGGTTCAAGAAGAAGAACCCGGAGCGCGGCTCGTTTCGGATGCGGAACAAGACCTCGAAGACGAAGACCGGCGTACGTCCCACGATCCGCCTGGGTGAGAATGGCCCACGCTCGGTCACCCTGCCCGGTATCGGTGCCATCAAGGTCCACGACGACACCCGACGGCTGCGTCGCCTGCTCGCTACGGGCCGGGCGCGGATCTTGTTCGCGACGGTCTCACGGCGCGGGGGACGGTGGCGGATCTCGCTGACCACCGAGGCCGCCGACCTCCACCCAGCCGGCCGCCACGAGCCGCGTGCCGACGCCGACCGCGGCGGTTGGGCAGGTGTCGACCGAGGCTTGCACGCGCCTGTCGTCGTCGCCCTGGCCGACGGCACCAAGACCCTGCGCATTGACGAGGCACCTAAGGCGCTCAGCACCTCGCGAGCGGTCACCCGCCGGATGCAGAAGTCGGTGTCTCGCAAGGTCATGGGCTCGGCGAACCGCCGGTCCGCCGTGGCGCGGCTGGCCCGGCACCACGAGCGGGTCCGTGCTCGCCGTCACTACTTCCTGCACCAGGTTTCGAACCTGCTGGTCAAGACCCACGACCGGCTCGTGATCGAAGACCTCAACATCACCGGCATGCTCGCCAATCACCGGCTCGCCGCGGCGATCTCGGATGCGGCCTGGGGCGAGCTCGCCCGCCAGCTGCTCTACAAGCAGGCCTGGCGCGGCGGGACCGTGCTGACCGCGGACCGGTGGTTCCCGTCGTCGAAGACCTGCTCGGCCTGCACGAACGTCAACCAGACGCTCACGCTCGCTGACCGGGTCTTCGTCTGCGAGAGCTGCGGGCACATCGTCGACCGCGACCTGAACGCCGCGATCAACCTCGCCACCTGGGGCGTGCGCAACTTCTCCCAGGTCCTGGACCCCGAAGCACGAGGCCAGGTCACCAACGTCCACCGACGGGGAGGCTCTGGCCCGCGCATCCGCGCGAGTGAAACCGGCCCGGATGACGTGGAAACCCTCACCGTCACCGCGGCATAG